A single region of the Oryzias latipes chromosome 21, ASM223467v1 genome encodes:
- the kpna3 gene encoding importin subunit alpha-4, whose product MAENAGLENHRIKSFKNKGRDVETMRRHRNEVTVELRKNKRDEHLLKKRNVPQEESLEDSDVDSDFKGQNVTLDDILQNATSDNAVVQLSAVQAARKLLSSDRNPPIDDLIKSGILPILVKCLERDDNPSLQFEAAWALTNIASGTSAQTQAVVKSNAVPLFLRLLHSPHQNVCEQAVWALGNIIGDGPQCRDYVISLGVVKPLLSFISPSIPITFLRNVTWVIVNLCRNKDPPPPMETVQEILPALCMLIYHTDLNILVDTVWALSYLTDGGNEQIQMVIDSGVVPFLVPLLSHQEVKVQTAALRAVGNIVTGTDEQTQVVLNCDVLLHFPNLLSHPKEKINKEAVWFLSNITAGNQQQVQAVIDAGLIPMIIHQLAKGDFGTQKEAAWAISNLTISGRKDQVEFLVEHNVIPPFCSLLSVKDSQVVQVVLDGLKNILIMAGQEASTIAEIIEECGGLEKIEQLQQHENEDIYKLAFEIIDQYFSGDIFDEDPNLIPETTQGGTFNFDPASNMQTKKFNF is encoded by the exons ATGGCAGAGAACGCCGGCTTGGAAAACCACCGCATCAagagcttcaaaaataaagggcgTGATGTCGAG ACTATGAGAAGACATCGAAATGAAGTGACAGTGGAGTTAAGAAAG aacAAACGGGACGAACATCTACTCAAGAAGAGAAATGTCCCTCAGGAGGAGAGTCTAGAAGACTCTGATGTCGACTCAGACTTTAAAGGA caaAATGTAACGCTTGACGACATTTTACAG aatGCTACAAGTGACAATGCAGTGGTACAGCTCAGTGCTGTTCAGGCAGCAAG GAAATTGCTGTCCAGTGACAGAAACCCTCCTATCGATGACTTGATAAAGTCTGGGATTCTTCCTATTTTAGTCAAATGCCTGGAAAGGGATGACAA CCCTTCTTTACAGTTCGAGGCAGCTTGGGCTCTGACCAACATCGCCTCTGGGACGTCGGCACAGACTCAAGCTGTGGTTAAATCCA ATGCAGTGCCGCTGTTCCTGCGCCTTCTACACTCTCCTCACCAGAACGTGTGTGAACAGGCAGTATGGGCTCTAGGAAATATTATAG GCGATGGGCCACAGTGCAGGGATTATGTCATCTCCTTGGGTGTGGTGAAGCCGCTGCTCTCTTTCATCAGTCCATCAATCCCCATTACTTTCCTCCGTAATGTTACCTGGGTTATTGTTAACCTCTGTCGCAACAAGGATCCTCCCCCACCAATGGAGACTGTGCAAGAG ATTCTGCCGGCACTCTGTATGCTCATATATCACACTGACTTAAAT ATCCTCGTAGACACAGTGTGGGCTCTGTCTTATCTGACGGATGGAGGCAACGAGCAGATCCAGATGGTTATAGATTCTGGGGTCGTTCCATTTCTCGTGCCTCTCCTCAGCCATCAGGAGGTGAAAGTTCAG ACGGCAGCTCTGAGGGCTGTTGGGAACATAGTAACGGGCACAGACGAACAGACGCAGGTCGTTCTCAACTGCGACGTCCTCCTACATTTCCCTAACCTGCTCTCACACCCCAAAGAAAAGATCAACAAG GAAGCGGTCTGGTTTTTGTCCAACATCACAGCTGGGAACCAGCAGCAGGTCCAAGCGGTGATTGATGCTGGACTGATTCCTATGATCATTCATCAGCTTGCTAAG GGGGATTTTGGTACTCAGAAGGAGGCAGCTTGGGCCATCAGCAACCTCACCATCAGTGGCAGAAAAGAtcag GTGGAGTTCTTGGTGGAGCACAACGTCATCCCTCCGTTCTGCAGCCTGCTGTCGGTGAAGGACTCTCAAGTGGTTCAGGTCGTCCTGGACGGCCTGAAGAACATCCTCATCATGGCGGGGCAGGAAGCCAGCACTATTGCTGAGATCATAGAGGAGTGTGGAG GTTTGGAGAAGATagaacagctgcagcagcatgaAAATGAAGACATCTACAAATTAGCTTTTGAGATTATTGATCAATACTTTTCAGGAGATATT TTTGATGAAGATCCCAACTTGATTCCCGAAACCACCCAAGGAGGAACCTTTAATTTTGACCCGGCTTCTAACATGCAAACAAAGAAGTTTAACTTCTAA
- the rcbtb1 gene encoding RCC1 and BTB domain-containing protein 1 gives MVDVTKWPIFSLMGLEELSMIRKACVFGSSANEAVYVTHDDEVFVLGLNCSNCLGTGDSQSTIVPKKLDFLNGRKIVSLSYGSGPHVLMATEDGELFAWGHNGYSQLGNGTTNQGVAPVLVSANMLNKKVVEVACGSHHSMALTDSGEVYAWGYNNCGQVGSGSTANQPTPRRVSSCLQNKVAVGIVCGQTSSLAVVDNGEVYGWGYNGNGQLGLGNNGNQLTPCRLVALQGLCVLQIVCGYAHCLALSDEGVLYAWGSNTYGQLGTGNKSNQLSPVQIMSEKERIVEVAACHSTHTSAAKTQSGQVYMWGQCRGQSIVLPHLTHFSCTDDVFACFATPSVMWRLLSVEHDDFLTVAQSLKKEFDNPETADLKFCIDGKYIYVHKAVLKIRCEHFRSMFQSHWTEDMKEVIEVDQFSYPVYRSFLEFLYTDHVELPPEDAIGLLDLATSYCENRLKRLCQHIIKRGITVENAFSLLSAAVRYDAEDLEEFCFKFCVNHMTEVTQTAAFWQIDGNLLKDFICRASRCGAFRN, from the exons ATGGTGGACGTGACCAAGTGGCCCATTTTCAGCCTGATGGGGCTGGAAGAACTCTCCATGATTCGGAAAGCTTGTGTGTTCGGCTCGTCTGCTAACGAGGCCGTTTACGTGACCCACGATGACGAG GTGTTTGTTCTCGGACTGAACTGCAGTAACTGCCTGGGAACGGGGGACAGCCAGAGCACCATTGTTCCCAAAAAGCTGGATTTCCTAAATGGGAGGAAGATTGTGAGCCTCAGCTATGGTAGTGGACCTCACGTCCTGATGGCTACAGAAG ATGGAGAGCTGTTTGCCTGGGGCCATAATGGCTACAGCCAGCTCGGGAATGGGACAACCAATCAAGGCGTGGCTCCAGTGCTTGTGTCTGCAAACATGCTCAATAAGAAGGTGGTGGAGGTGGCCTGTGGGTCTCACCACTCCATGGCTCTGACGGACTCAGGAGAG GTGTATGCGTGGGGATACAACAACTGCGGTCAGGTGGGCTCAGGCTCCACAGCCAACCAGCCCACGCCTCGCCGAGTGTCCAGCTGCCTGCAGAACAAAGTGGCTGTCGGTATCGTCTGTGGTCAGACGTCTTCGTTGGCGGTTGTTGACAATGGAGAG GTGTACGGTTGGGGTTACAACGGGAACGGTCAACTTGGACTTGGGAATAATGGGAACCAGCTCACTCCCTGCAGGCTTGTAGCCCTGCAGGGCTTATGTGTGCTTCAG ATTGTCTGTGGGTACGCCCACTGCCTGGCTCTGTCGGATGAAGGGGTGCTCTATGCTTGGGGTTCCAACACTTACGGACAACTGGGCACGGGCAACAAGAGCAACCAGCTGAGTCCGGTCCAGATCATGTCCGAGAAGGAGAG AATCGTGGAGGTCGCCGCCTGTCACTCCACGCACACATCAGCTGCAAAGACTCAGAGTGGGCAGGTGTACATGTGGGGCCAGTGCCGGGGCCAGTCCATAGTTCTACCGCATCTCACCCACTTCTCCTGCACCGATGACGTCTTTGCGTGCTTCGCCACTCCCTCAGTGATGTGGCGGCTTCTGTCTGTGG AGCACGATGACTTCTTGACGGTGGCTCAGTCTCTGAAGAAAGAGTTTGACAACCCAGAGACGGCTGACCTCAAGTTCTGCATTGATGGGAAGTACATCTACGTCCACAAAGCGGTCCTCAAAATCAG ATGCGAACACTTCAGGTCAATGTTCCAGTCTCACTGGACCGAAGACATGAAGGAGGTGATTGAAGTAGACCAGTTCTCCTATCCAGTCTACCGATCCTTCTTGGAGTTCCTCTACACGGACCACGTGGAGTTGCCTCCTGAAGATGCCATTG GGCTGCTGGATCTGGCCACCTCGTACTGCGAGAATCGTCTGAAACGTCTGTGTCAGCACATAATCAAGAGAGGAATCACCGTGGAGAACGCCTTTTCCCTGCTGTCTGCCGCCGTGCGCTACGATGCCGAG GATTTGGAGGAGTTCTGCTTCAAGTTCTGCGTGAACCACATGACTGAGGTGACCCAGACGGCTGCCTTCTGGCAGATTGATGGAAATCTGCTTAAAGATTTTATATGTAGAGCCAGCCGCTGTGGAGCCTTCAGGAACTGA